Proteins from one Mucilaginibacter jinjuensis genomic window:
- a CDS encoding SusC/RagA family TonB-linked outer membrane protein — protein sequence MYKKLLLKKLFLCPLLLLLYCTAAMAQGTAVTGKVTDERGLPLPGVTVVVKGTTRGTNTGTNGTFSINAGSKETLVFSMIGYGKQEELVGARTVINLSLTAEQQSLNEVVVVGYGTQRRKDLTSSVGSVKGEAFKDQPITNPTEALQGRIAGVNVVKNSGAPDATPTIIIRGVASLNQPAPLYIVDGVRVPDGNNINVQDIATIDVLKDASSAAIYGAAAAGGVILITTKKGTGTTGTPQVSLSARYGITKPELVKLLNKTDYIKLENIVNPTAFQTSPGVPKAGIDTLANTDWVKALYGNAYEQNYNVSISGATPAVNYLVSGFYNKQKGIYINNFSNIGGARVNTDYKLAKWLKFGEQLAISQRKTAPPVGTEAQLHNAPFRTLPIIPVIDRFGNYGTVAQGYGSVSQFGGPNPVGSAANANSLDYKNNLQSNAYVDIILPYGFDLRTNVSYNYYLENQDYYQNAFVIGQTSSATNSLTKTFIQSTQFLTNEVLSWNHSYGKHNISAIAGYEEIQNHFNNSIAAETSIGLPGYSFIQTSASNLSIQGKNDPNGLIKSKFARLNYNFNSRYYLSGSVREDANYTVFGPDKQKGTFGAASAGWNISEEGFFKPLLPVINNLKLRGSYGELGNSSINQYLYNLTYSQFMATNGIASGAQNFSPGGPLIIATSANGIANPDLHWETVKETSIGIDGEALHGSIYYTVEYYNKNTNGMLYNISLPLSSGFTAPFISNIGKVNNKGWDILLGYRHTGKDFSYDVSVNGGFNKNNVVSLSGLATDAIYDGYNYYSIGDAGFNMMPNQNLTITKAGLPFGSFYGLKSTGIFQTDAQAAASPQKATAHAGDLIYEDYNHDGKIDNNDRQVIGNPNPKLVYGINAKFNYKGVDLALLFNGVAGVDLFNGVKAYEQFPFSDGNTTSQVFNDSFLGSNGLTNQPRLGVKNPDGSFTMDPNKNYQTVSSYFVESGNYLKLKNAQLGYTFGASLLQKAKIRSARVFVMANNLFTITSYKGLDPELGSAASPSGYTGATTRGVDAVSQYPQTRIYSIGLDVNF from the coding sequence ATGTATAAAAAACTGTTACTTAAAAAATTGTTCTTATGCCCTTTGCTCCTGTTGCTGTACTGTACAGCAGCCATGGCGCAGGGTACAGCAGTCACCGGTAAAGTTACCGACGAGAGAGGGCTGCCGCTACCGGGCGTAACCGTTGTGGTAAAAGGTACCACAAGAGGCACCAATACAGGCACAAATGGTACATTTTCCATTAATGCCGGCAGCAAAGAAACATTAGTATTCTCGATGATTGGCTACGGCAAACAAGAAGAACTTGTGGGCGCACGTACCGTTATCAACCTATCATTAACCGCAGAGCAGCAATCATTAAACGAGGTTGTTGTAGTGGGTTACGGTACGCAAAGACGTAAAGACCTCACCAGCTCTGTAGGATCTGTAAAAGGCGAAGCATTTAAAGACCAGCCAATTACCAACCCCACCGAAGCCCTGCAAGGCCGTATTGCCGGTGTAAACGTAGTTAAAAACTCGGGTGCACCAGATGCTACGCCAACTATCATCATCCGTGGTGTAGCTTCGTTAAACCAACCTGCACCGCTTTACATTGTTGATGGTGTGCGTGTACCGGATGGCAACAACATCAACGTACAGGATATTGCCACGATAGATGTATTGAAAGATGCCAGCTCAGCAGCCATTTATGGTGCTGCGGCGGCGGGTGGTGTAATTTTAATTACCACGAAAAAAGGAACCGGCACTACAGGCACACCACAGGTTAGCTTAAGCGCCCGTTACGGTATTACCAAACCAGAATTGGTTAAGCTGCTTAATAAAACCGATTACATTAAACTGGAAAACATTGTTAACCCAACTGCTTTCCAAACCTCTCCGGGTGTACCTAAAGCAGGTATCGATACCCTGGCTAATACAGATTGGGTTAAAGCATTGTATGGTAACGCTTACGAGCAAAATTATAATGTATCAATCTCTGGCGCTACACCTGCTGTAAATTACCTGGTATCGGGTTTTTACAACAAGCAAAAAGGTATTTACATCAACAACTTTTCAAACATTGGCGGTGCACGTGTTAACACCGATTACAAACTGGCTAAATGGTTAAAATTTGGCGAGCAGTTAGCTATTTCGCAACGCAAAACTGCGCCTCCGGTAGGTACAGAAGCACAATTGCACAATGCGCCTTTTCGTACCTTGCCTATCATCCCGGTAATTGACCGCTTTGGCAACTATGGTACTGTAGCACAGGGTTATGGCAGCGTATCGCAATTTGGCGGGCCTAACCCGGTTGGTAGCGCAGCGAATGCCAATTCGCTCGATTACAAAAACAACCTGCAATCAAACGCTTATGTAGACATTATCCTGCCTTATGGCTTCGATTTAAGAACTAACGTAAGCTATAACTACTACCTTGAAAACCAGGATTATTATCAGAATGCATTCGTTATCGGGCAAACCAGTTCGGCAACCAATTCATTAACCAAAACCTTTATCCAAAGCACTCAATTTTTAACTAACGAGGTTTTAAGCTGGAACCATAGCTATGGCAAACACAACATCAGTGCAATTGCAGGTTACGAAGAAATTCAGAACCACTTTAACAATAGCATTGCAGCCGAAACATCTATCGGTTTACCAGGCTATTCATTTATCCAGACTTCGGCTTCCAACTTATCTATCCAGGGTAAAAACGACCCTAACGGTTTAATCAAATCAAAATTTGCAAGGTTAAACTACAACTTCAACAGCCGTTACTATTTATCAGGTTCGGTTCGTGAAGATGCTAACTACACTGTATTCGGTCCCGATAAACAAAAAGGTACTTTCGGTGCTGCATCAGCAGGCTGGAACATCAGCGAAGAAGGTTTCTTTAAACCATTATTACCTGTTATCAACAACCTGAAACTGCGCGGTAGCTATGGCGAACTGGGTAACAGCAGCATTAACCAATACCTGTATAACTTAACTTACAGCCAGTTTATGGCTACCAACGGTATTGCATCAGGTGCGCAAAACTTCTCACCAGGTGGTCCGCTCATTATTGCAACATCGGCCAATGGTATTGCCAATCCAGACCTACATTGGGAAACTGTTAAAGAAACCAGTATAGGTATCGATGGCGAGGCATTACATGGCAGCATCTACTACACTGTGGAGTATTATAACAAAAACACCAATGGTATGCTTTATAACATCTCATTGCCTTTAAGCTCTGGTTTTACCGCTCCGTTTATCTCCAACATTGGTAAGGTAAACAACAAAGGCTGGGATATTTTATTAGGCTACCGCCATACCGGTAAAGATTTTAGCTATGATGTAAGCGTTAACGGTGGTTTCAACAAAAACAACGTAGTTAGCCTGAGTGGTTTAGCAACAGATGCTATTTATGATGGTTACAACTACTACAGCATTGGCGATGCCGGCTTTAACATGATGCCGAACCAAAACTTAACCATCACTAAAGCAGGTTTACCGTTCGGTTCATTCTACGGTCTTAAATCAACAGGTATTTTCCAGACTGATGCACAGGCAGCAGCCAGCCCGCAAAAAGCAACTGCACATGCCGGCGATTTAATTTATGAAGATTACAACCACGACGGCAAAATTGATAACAACGACCGCCAAGTAATTGGTAACCCTAACCCTAAACTGGTTTACGGTATCAACGCCAAGTTTAACTACAAAGGTGTAGATCTGGCCTTATTATTTAATGGTGTTGCAGGTGTTGATCTGTTTAACGGCGTTAAAGCTTACGAGCAATTCCCTTTCTCTGATGGTAACACTACCAGCCAGGTATTTAACGATTCGTTCCTGGGCTCAAATGGCTTAACTAACCAGCCACGTTTGGGTGTTAAAAACCCTGATGGTTCTTTCACTATGGACCCGAACAAAAACTACCAGACGGTGAGCAGCTACTTTGTTGAAAGCGGCAACTACCTGAAATTGAAAAATGCACAATTAGGCTACACATTTGGTGCAAGCTTATTGCAAAAAGCAAAAATCAGAAGCGCAAGGGTTTTCGTGATGGCTAACAACCTGTTCACCATTACCAGCTACAAAGGCCTCGACCCAGAGTTGGGCAGCGCTGCCTCTCCATCAGGCTATACTGGTGCAACTACCCGTGGTGTTGATGCGGTATCGCAATACCCACAGACCAGAATTTATTCTATAGGCCTTGATGTTAACTTTTAA
- a CDS encoding RagB/SusD family nutrient uptake outer membrane protein, with amino-acid sequence MTKKFYISALLAVSIFAGCKKSPLTTSDPSTYSANSYPATVSDLQSVLAAGYSNLRDQNLFGFFLLPKALSNATHTADAQYDGDASWNEMANTNLSITNAYSTGAYTSLFTGVKNCNVTLAAADKLSAGTLSANDKESVNYIRGQAYFLRAYYYMWLECLFGESYISSAGGGDKMGVPIYSSVPTSLAETQVARSSVKDVWAFIESDLKQSATLLKGKQWTGNDIGRVTEWAAKGLLGKAYVYTQDWTNAKTTLIDVIQNSGKTLMPFAKYSDAFDGNSANEFNEESLFELNVDADAKGNDYGIYGAKAANSTTIDGLVWPAWALGADGTENAASPLGYGNEAVHDKNITRFGYSIGYYNLVNNPAYTGSNPSYKNPQKIMDPAYRAQALAVRTNKTADPRLFVNTVQPWIDVVKPDGVTQYPAAKPNYFSGQVNTYGFSFRKYSPVNYNINNNGPADAWNYYLLRLADVYLLYAEACKNSGDNVNALEYLNKVKRRAYDLPINAASAIDYKSLTDQTSAINDPVLGNNPLYYERFAELFNEGHWWFDVCRWRIGQSEATYYVTALNLHGAKPAWSDSKSYVWPIPLTELNSNSKIKQNPGY; translated from the coding sequence ATGACAAAGAAATTCTATATATCAGCATTACTGGCGGTCTCGATATTTGCAGGTTGCAAAAAGAGCCCGCTCACAACCAGCGATCCGTCCACTTATTCTGCAAATAGCTATCCTGCTACGGTAAGCGATCTGCAAAGCGTGTTGGCAGCCGGTTATTCAAACCTACGCGATCAAAACCTGTTCGGCTTTTTCCTGTTGCCAAAGGCTTTATCAAACGCTACGCACACTGCCGATGCGCAATATGATGGCGATGCCTCTTGGAACGAGATGGCCAATACTAACTTAAGTATCACCAATGCCTACTCTACCGGTGCATATACATCACTTTTTACCGGTGTTAAAAACTGCAACGTAACCCTTGCCGCTGCCGATAAACTTTCGGCTGGTACCCTATCGGCCAATGATAAAGAATCTGTAAACTATATCCGTGGCCAGGCTTACTTTTTACGTGCTTACTATTATATGTGGCTGGAATGCTTATTTGGCGAAAGCTATATCAGCAGCGCCGGCGGCGGCGATAAAATGGGCGTGCCTATTTACAGCAGCGTACCTACCAGCCTGGCCGAAACACAGGTTGCACGTTCGTCCGTTAAAGATGTTTGGGCTTTTATCGAAAGTGACCTTAAACAATCTGCAACCCTGCTAAAAGGCAAACAATGGACCGGCAATGATATTGGCCGCGTTACAGAATGGGCAGCCAAAGGCTTATTAGGCAAGGCTTATGTATATACCCAGGATTGGACAAACGCTAAAACTACGTTGATCGATGTAATCCAAAACAGCGGTAAAACCCTGATGCCGTTTGCCAAATATTCTGATGCATTTGATGGCAACAGCGCTAATGAGTTTAATGAAGAATCATTATTTGAGCTTAACGTTGATGCCGATGCCAAAGGTAATGATTATGGTATCTATGGTGCAAAAGCCGCCAACTCAACTACCATTGATGGTTTAGTTTGGCCTGCCTGGGCTTTAGGAGCCGATGGTACAGAAAATGCTGCAAGCCCGCTGGGTTATGGCAATGAGGCTGTACACGATAAAAACATTACCCGTTTTGGTTACAGCATTGGCTATTATAACCTGGTTAATAACCCTGCCTACACAGGCTCAAACCCAAGTTATAAAAACCCGCAAAAAATCATGGATCCGGCCTACCGTGCACAGGCTTTAGCTGTACGGACCAATAAAACAGCCGATCCGCGTTTGTTTGTAAATACAGTTCAGCCCTGGATCGATGTGGTTAAACCGGATGGTGTAACCCAATACCCGGCCGCTAAACCAAACTATTTTTCGGGTCAGGTTAATACTTATGGTTTCAGTTTCCGTAAATATTCACCGGTTAATTATAACATCAACAACAATGGCCCTGCCGATGCATGGAATTATTACCTGCTACGTTTAGCCGATGTGTACTTGTTATATGCTGAAGCCTGCAAAAACTCTGGCGATAACGTAAACGCTTTAGAGTACCTGAACAAGGTTAAACGCCGCGCTTATGATTTACCGATCAACGCAGCATCAGCTATTGATTATAAATCATTAACCGATCAAACTTCGGCCATTAATGATCCTGTACTGGGGAACAACCCATTATACTACGAGCGTTTTGCCGAGTTATTTAACGAAGGCCACTGGTGGTTTGATGTTTGCCGCTGGAGGATAGGACAATCTGAAGCCACTTACTATGTAACTGCATTGAACCTCCATGGTGCTAAACCTGCATGGAGCGATAGCAAGTCTTATGTATGGCCTATTCCGCTTACCGAGCTTAACAGCAACAGTAAAATTAAACAGAACCCGGGTTATTAA
- a CDS encoding endo-1,3-alpha-glucanase family glycosylhydrolase yields the protein MPFKALRVNISLLPGIFLLLLNCSTGFAQDSLKNLPEYSLPLTSKKLVIAHCMTNIIRFKGHPFEDVCNPDYYPPTGNISAPIGGMNQVKPMEDSLLANATLDETVEFEMRAAIRSGIDGFQFYYVLGATDWDNIIKAYFRVADQKHINFKFTFCISHPKGRTEAIKVAEFARRINGIMDEVGHNNSHWLRTPDGRLIVYQWLGEPLADIPQDKKGLPDAYYVARAYKHLADAVHEKFACLFTINEEIDRKKLNEFLDYFPATWIWTLPYGGKDYLGYMVADECRKRHRTFTGSVFNDFYTSKTQHKGTWDMFRSVNEAVAAGIDKMDRKYITCGLSYNFRKLWEFNIANNVPITNVITWNDYPEGHHLAPEINHNEGFSILLNYYKSKWQGVPSPYADRDVAVVFFKKYKHDVKPSPYNIPVVPFQKEVIPPSWEDSIEVVSLLKSPAQVVVNGHKANAVAGFSVNKFQMQNGPVDVSVSRNNSTTLHFKTPEGITGKPYRADRITYTFSSEFDNFYNNLYPGFKPQYSHEYNPQFTAK from the coding sequence ATGCCATTTAAAGCTTTGAGGGTAAACATTAGTTTACTGCCTGGTATCTTTTTGCTTTTACTAAACTGCAGCACCGGCTTTGCGCAGGATTCGTTAAAGAACCTGCCCGAGTACAGTTTGCCGCTTACCAGCAAAAAGCTGGTTATTGCGCACTGCATGACTAATATTATCCGCTTTAAAGGGCACCCGTTTGAGGATGTTTGCAACCCTGATTATTACCCGCCTACCGGCAATATATCGGCCCCTATTGGCGGCATGAACCAGGTAAAACCAATGGAAGACAGCCTGCTTGCAAACGCTACACTTGATGAAACAGTAGAGTTTGAAATGCGCGCCGCCATCAGATCGGGTATCGATGGTTTCCAGTTTTACTATGTGCTTGGCGCTACCGATTGGGACAATATTATTAAAGCCTATTTCCGCGTGGCTGATCAGAAACATATCAATTTTAAATTTACTTTCTGTATCTCTCACCCAAAAGGCCGCACCGAAGCTATAAAAGTTGCCGAGTTTGCCCGTCGTATTAACGGCATTATGGACGAGGTTGGTCACAACAACTCACACTGGCTGCGTACGCCGGATGGTCGGTTAATTGTATATCAATGGCTGGGCGAACCGCTGGCAGATATCCCGCAGGATAAAAAGGGTTTACCTGATGCTTACTACGTGGCACGTGCCTACAAACATTTGGCCGATGCTGTACACGAGAAATTTGCTTGTCTGTTCACCATTAATGAAGAAATAGACCGTAAAAAATTAAACGAGTTTCTGGATTATTTCCCCGCCACCTGGATCTGGACTTTGCCTTATGGAGGTAAAGATTATTTAGGTTACATGGTAGCCGATGAATGCCGCAAGCGCCACCGCACATTTACCGGCTCGGTATTTAATGATTTTTATACTTCTAAAACTCAGCACAAAGGCACCTGGGATATGTTTCGCAGTGTCAATGAGGCTGTGGCTGCGGGCATCGATAAAATGGACCGCAAGTATATTACCTGTGGCTTATCGTACAACTTCCGCAAGCTCTGGGAGTTTAACATCGCCAATAATGTACCCATTACCAATGTAATTACCTGGAATGATTATCCCGAAGGCCATCACCTGGCACCAGAAATTAATCATAACGAGGGCTTCTCTATCCTGCTCAATTATTATAAAAGCAAATGGCAGGGCGTGCCTTCGCCTTATGCTGATAGGGATGTAGCCGTGGTATTCTTTAAAAAGTATAAGCACGATGTTAAGCCGTCACCTTATAATATCCCGGTAGTACCGTTTCAGAAAGAAGTGATCCCGCCATCGTGGGAAGATTCTATCGAAGTGGTGAGCCTGCTTAAATCGCCCGCGCAGGTTGTAGTAAACGGCCATAAGGCCAATGCCGTTGCCGGGTTTTCAGTTAACAAATTTCAAATGCAAAACGGGCCTGTAGATGTATCTGTATCCCGAAACAATAGCACAACATTACACTTTAAAACGCCCGAGGGTATTACCGGCAAGCCTTACCGCGCCGACCGGATCACCTATACCTTCAGCAGCGAGTTCGATAACTTTTATAACAACTTATATCCCGGCTTTAAGCCACAATACTCGCACGAATACAATCCGCAGTTTACCGCTAAATGA
- a CDS encoding glycoside hydrolase family 97 protein, with product MKKVFICLFGMAIFNNAFAQQNKSISASMNKVKLEFMLDEQGRPDYKVDYDGKAVIKTSHLGFALADDSTFYKGFKWIGTDSKQVDETWTPVWGEVSKIRNHYDQVTVHLQQAAGQQRLLDIVFRVFADGVGFRYEFPKQPNLNYFIVSDERTEFALAGDDKAFWIPGDYDSNEYLYNTTKISQVDNRKQVTEATDIAVRVAPDRKAVQTPLMLKTDDGTYINIHEAGLMNYSSMQLHVDNSTYKLTSSLVPDAVGNKAYLHAPDHTPWRTIIISNKATDILESKLILNLNDPSVLENTGWIKPMKFVGVWWEMQIAKSTWSYAKSMDDVDANGKLKPSGLHGANTANVKRYIDFAAKNGIQAVLVEGWNVGWEDWFGNWKEKVFDFVTPYPDFDVAEITSYAKSKGVSMIMHNETSGSATNYERQLDTAYRFMNKYGYPSVKTGYVGKIIPRGEHHDGQWMVQHYLRVAQKAAEHHIMLDAHEPMRPTGLQRTYPNWMACEAGRGNEYNAFSNGNPPEHETIMPFTRLMGGPMDYTPGIFKLKGYSADPTRQVHTTLAKQLALYVTLYSPLQMAADLPENYEAHPDAFQFIKDVATDWDDTKVLEAEPGDYITTARKAKGTDNWFIGAITDENGRSTTLSLTFLDKGKKYEATIYADADNANWKANPEAYQIKKITVTSNSKLNLKLAAGGGAAISIKPVSK from the coding sequence ATGAAAAAAGTATTTATCTGTTTATTCGGCATGGCCATATTTAATAACGCCTTTGCCCAGCAGAATAAAAGCATCAGCGCAAGCATGAACAAAGTTAAGCTTGAATTTATGCTTGATGAACAAGGCCGCCCCGATTACAAGGTGGATTATGATGGCAAGGCCGTCATCAAAACATCACACCTCGGTTTTGCTTTGGCTGATGACAGCACCTTTTACAAAGGTTTTAAATGGATAGGTACCGACAGTAAACAGGTTGATGAAACCTGGACTCCCGTTTGGGGCGAGGTAAGCAAAATCCGCAATCATTACGACCAGGTAACTGTGCATTTGCAGCAAGCGGCCGGTCAGCAAAGGTTACTCGATATTGTTTTCCGTGTGTTTGCCGATGGTGTGGGTTTCAGGTATGAATTCCCCAAACAGCCTAATTTAAATTACTTTATAGTTTCTGACGAGCGCACCGAGTTTGCTTTAGCTGGAGACGATAAAGCATTCTGGATCCCGGGTGATTATGACAGTAATGAGTACCTGTATAATACTACCAAAATCAGCCAGGTTGATAACCGCAAACAGGTTACCGAAGCTACTGATATTGCTGTGCGTGTTGCCCCTGATCGTAAAGCTGTACAAACACCTTTAATGCTGAAAACTGATGACGGCACCTACATCAACATCCACGAGGCGGGTTTGATGAACTACTCATCGATGCAGCTGCATGTAGATAACAGCACTTACAAACTAACCAGCAGCCTCGTTCCCGATGCAGTAGGTAACAAAGCTTATCTGCACGCGCCGGATCATACGCCGTGGAGAACCATCATCATCAGCAATAAAGCAACAGATATTTTAGAATCGAAACTGATCCTGAACCTGAATGATCCATCGGTGCTTGAAAACACCGGCTGGATTAAACCTATGAAATTTGTAGGTGTTTGGTGGGAAATGCAGATAGCCAAAAGCACATGGAGCTATGCCAAAAGTATGGACGATGTGGATGCCAACGGTAAACTAAAGCCAAGCGGCCTGCATGGTGCTAATACAGCTAATGTAAAACGGTATATCGACTTTGCTGCCAAAAACGGTATCCAGGCGGTATTGGTTGAAGGCTGGAATGTGGGTTGGGAAGATTGGTTTGGCAATTGGAAAGAGAAGGTTTTTGACTTTGTAACCCCCTACCCCGATTTTGATGTGGCCGAAATTACCAGCTATGCTAAATCAAAGGGTGTAAGTATGATTATGCATAACGAAACTTCGGGCTCGGCCACTAACTATGAACGCCAGTTGGATACCGCTTATCGCTTTATGAATAAGTATGGTTATCCATCGGTTAAAACGGGTTATGTGGGCAAGATCATCCCGCGTGGCGAGCATCACGATGGGCAGTGGATGGTGCAACATTACCTGCGCGTAGCCCAAAAAGCAGCAGAACACCATATTATGCTTGATGCGCACGAACCTATGCGCCCAACCGGCTTACAACGCACCTACCCTAACTGGATGGCTTGTGAGGCTGGCCGTGGTAATGAGTACAATGCCTTTAGCAATGGCAACCCGCCTGAGCACGAAACCATCATGCCCTTTACCCGCCTAATGGGTGGCCCGATGGACTATACCCCGGGAATCTTTAAACTAAAAGGTTATTCGGCCGACCCAACGCGCCAGGTACACACCACTTTGGCTAAGCAATTAGCATTATATGTAACACTATATAGTCCGCTGCAAATGGCAGCAGATCTGCCAGAGAATTATGAGGCCCATCCGGATGCTTTTCAGTTCATTAAAGATGTAGCTACCGATTGGGACGACACTAAAGTACTGGAAGCCGAACCGGGCGATTATATTACTACTGCCCGTAAAGCAAAAGGTACAGACAATTGGTTTATAGGTGCTATTACTGACGAGAATGGCCGAAGCACCACCCTGTCGCTCACCTTCTTAGATAAAGGCAAAAAATACGAAGCTACTATTTATGCCGATGCTGACAATGCCAACTGGAAGGCTAATCCCGAAGCCTACCAGATTAAAAAGATAACTGTAACAAGTAATAGCAAACTAAACTTAAAGCTTGCAGCAGGCGGCGGAGCTGCTATCAGCATTAAGCCTGTATCGAAATAA
- a CDS encoding NAD-dependent epimerase/dehydratase family protein, whose amino-acid sequence MIKILITGGAGNVGGALACHLVQKKQYHIVVADNLITGSLKNLPKEQDNFTFIKCDVNNFSDLSAVMLAFKFDYVFHYAALVGVKRTLSHPIAVLEDIEGIKNILNLSKNTGVKRVFYSSSSEVYGEPVEFPQNEHTTPLNSRLPYAIVKNVGEAFFKSYHKEFGLDFTIFRFFNTYGPKQSCDFVVSKFIELAMNNQDITIYGDGLQTRTFCYIDDNIEATTKIFEEELHLNEVINIGNSKEISVAGLAEKVIRITESSSSIIHLDPLKEGDMTRRQPDNSKMLSVLNRDLLTVEEGIAKILQLKYSLMSK is encoded by the coding sequence ATGATTAAAATTTTAATAACAGGGGGTGCCGGTAATGTTGGAGGGGCGCTTGCATGCCATCTTGTTCAAAAAAAACAATACCATATTGTTGTGGCAGACAATCTGATTACAGGGTCTTTAAAAAATTTACCGAAAGAACAAGACAACTTTACCTTTATAAAGTGCGACGTAAATAATTTCAGTGATTTATCGGCTGTTATGCTGGCCTTTAAGTTCGACTATGTATTCCATTATGCAGCCCTTGTAGGCGTAAAACGAACGCTGAGCCATCCGATAGCCGTTTTAGAAGATATTGAAGGGATAAAAAATATACTCAATTTATCAAAAAATACAGGTGTAAAACGCGTATTCTACTCTTCGTCGTCAGAAGTTTATGGCGAACCTGTTGAATTTCCGCAGAATGAGCATACAACCCCTTTAAACTCGAGGTTGCCTTATGCCATAGTAAAAAATGTGGGCGAAGCATTTTTTAAATCGTACCATAAAGAGTTTGGGCTCGATTTTACAATCTTCAGGTTCTTTAATACTTATGGGCCTAAACAAAGTTGTGATTTTGTTGTCTCGAAGTTTATCGAATTAGCTATGAATAACCAGGATATTACCATTTATGGTGATGGCTTGCAAACCCGCACATTTTGTTATATAGATGATAATATTGAAGCTACAACTAAAATATTTGAAGAAGAGCTGCATTTAAATGAGGTGATTAATATTGGCAATTCGAAAGAAATTAGTGTAGCAGGCCTTGCCGAGAAAGTAATTAGAATTACAGAGTCATCATCATCAATAATACACCTTGATCCATTAAAAGAAGGTGACATGACCCGCCGGCAGCCCGACAACTCAAAAATGCTGAGCGTTTTAAATCGTGATTTATTAACCGTAGAAGAAGGTATAGCCAAGATACTGCAACTTAAATATAGTTTAATGAGCAAATAA
- a CDS encoding glycosyltransferase — protein sequence MPKILRVLNRLNVGGPTYNVAYLSRYIDTQYQTTVLAGIKESHEGSSEYILKDLGIDYEFVPDMFRSINPLKDFRAFKHIQDKVNEYRPDIVHTHAAKAGVLGRLAAYHSAHRPKAILHTYHGNVFDGYFSPLKTKVFLAIERYLAGISNAIIAISDQQKYDLVNKYNIAPADKVHVIKLGFDLDKFTEGNTEKRQRFRQFYNLADDVTVITITGRLAPIKNHFLFIDALAILKKDNPTLKFKAFIVGDGELMNPILQRIREYELTFSRANENNYDADVVFTSWRKDIDVINAGSDIIALTSLNEGTPVSIIEALASEKGVICTDVGGVGDVVKDGYNGFLCEQSAESYAGKLEELIVNKELKNRMAANGKKIALQNYSYKRLVAETQDLYKFLLD from the coding sequence ATGCCTAAAATTTTAAGGGTGCTAAACAGGTTAAATGTTGGCGGCCCCACTTACAATGTAGCCTATTTATCAAGGTATATTGATACGCAATATCAAACTACCGTATTGGCTGGCATAAAGGAGAGTCATGAAGGCAGTTCTGAATACATATTAAAGGATTTAGGTATTGATTATGAGTTTGTGCCCGATATGTTCAGGAGCATTAATCCGTTGAAAGATTTCCGGGCATTTAAACACATACAAGATAAAGTGAACGAATACAGGCCCGATATTGTACACACGCATGCAGCAAAAGCAGGGGTACTGGGCCGACTGGCTGCTTATCATAGTGCACACAGGCCTAAAGCCATATTGCATACCTATCACGGCAATGTATTTGATGGTTATTTTTCTCCTTTAAAAACAAAGGTTTTTTTAGCTATAGAGCGTTACCTGGCTGGTATTAGCAATGCTATTATCGCAATTAGCGATCAGCAGAAATACGACCTCGTAAATAAATACAATATTGCACCGGCTGATAAAGTTCACGTGATAAAGCTTGGGTTCGATCTGGATAAATTTACAGAGGGAAATACCGAAAAAAGGCAGCGCTTCAGGCAGTTTTATAACCTTGCTGATGATGTAACTGTAATAACCATTACAGGCCGCCTGGCACCCATTAAAAACCATTTTTTATTTATTGATGCATTAGCAATATTGAAAAAGGATAATCCTACCCTTAAATTTAAGGCTTTTATAGTAGGTGATGGAGAGTTGATGAATCCTATCTTGCAGAGAATCAGGGAGTATGAACTGACATTTTCTCGTGCAAATGAAAACAATTACGACGCAGATGTAGTATTTACATCATGGCGTAAGGATATCGATGTAATCAATGCCGGCTCAGACATTATTGCGCTTACCTCCTTAAATGAGGGTACCCCCGTAAGCATTATAGAGGCCCTGGCATCAGAAAAGGGGGTTATATGTACCGATGTAGGCGGTGTTGGGGATGTAGTTAAGGATGGATATAATGGGTTTTTATGCGAACAATCGGCTGAAAGCTATGCAGGCAAGCTTGAAGAGTTGATCGTGAATAAAGAGCTTAAAAACAGGATGGCTGCAAACGGAAAAAAAATTGCGCTACAGAATTATTCTTATAAACGATTAGTAGCTGAAACTCAGGACTTATATAAATTTTTGTTAGATTAG